From Nocardioides daedukensis, the proteins below share one genomic window:
- a CDS encoding 3-keto-5-aminohexanoate cleavage protein, with protein MSEPLLITVAPTGAETSKADCPQLPTTLEELVATAVECEAAGAAMIHVHVRDHSHAPTLDLGQLKETVAALRASTSLVVQLSTGGSVHDPLSERLKVLDAEPDSCSLTMGTTNFGDDVFLNPWPFVCDLYQLSQEREVVPEFELFDLGHVASLSRLLSRHGLPFGGRVHVDLVMGVPGGMPGTADALVAAVAALPPEVTSWGATGIGRSTLAVGLAALSKGGHLRVGMEDVLTLSRGVPVSSNAQLVSRAAEMGTLAQRSLMTPDEARSFLGIRRAVAN; from the coding sequence ATGTCCGAACCGTTGCTCATCACCGTGGCTCCCACCGGAGCAGAGACCAGCAAGGCCGACTGCCCGCAGCTCCCCACCACCCTCGAGGAGCTCGTGGCCACGGCCGTCGAATGTGAAGCCGCCGGCGCGGCGATGATCCACGTGCACGTGCGCGACCACTCGCACGCGCCGACGCTGGATCTGGGCCAGTTGAAGGAGACCGTCGCCGCACTGCGCGCCTCGACCTCACTTGTCGTCCAGCTCTCGACGGGCGGCTCGGTGCACGACCCGCTCTCGGAGCGGCTGAAGGTGCTGGACGCGGAGCCGGACTCGTGCTCGCTGACGATGGGCACCACGAACTTCGGCGACGACGTGTTCCTGAACCCGTGGCCGTTCGTGTGCGACCTCTATCAGCTCTCCCAGGAGCGGGAGGTGGTGCCCGAGTTCGAGCTGTTCGACCTCGGCCACGTCGCTTCACTGTCGCGCTTGCTCTCGCGTCACGGCCTGCCGTTCGGCGGACGCGTGCACGTCGACCTGGTGATGGGGGTGCCCGGCGGGATGCCGGGGACTGCCGACGCCCTGGTCGCCGCCGTCGCCGCGCTGCCGCCCGAAGTCACCTCGTGGGGCGCGACCGGGATCGGCCGCTCGACACTTGCCGTCGGGCTGGCCGCACTGTCCAAGGGTGGGCACCTGCGAGTCGGGATGGAGGACGTGCTGACCCTGTCGCGAGGCGTTCCGGTGTCCTCGAATGCCCAGCTCGTCTCGCGCGCGGCAGAGATGGGGACGCTTGCCCAGCGGTCGTTGATGACGCCCGACGAGGCCCGTTCCTTCCTCGGCATCCGCCGAGCCGTCGCCAACTGA
- a CDS encoding low molecular weight phosphatase family protein, with translation MPSVLFVCIGNVCRSPLGERLLRLRLAEEGAGDAYDVSSAGVRALKGRSMHPESVRTLEERGGSPEGFVARQITGKIADEADLILAATRDVRSRLLEESPRALRRTFTLTEFVALAEADLAEGKRRAGGAAAIIERCGQARGSLQPELYDIEDPIGRSAATFDRVASVIDEQTARLAKILARESLISG, from the coding sequence GTGCCCTCCGTCCTCTTCGTCTGCATCGGCAACGTCTGCCGCTCCCCACTGGGTGAGCGGCTGCTGCGCCTGCGCCTGGCCGAAGAAGGAGCAGGCGATGCGTACGACGTCTCGAGCGCCGGTGTCCGGGCCCTGAAGGGGCGCAGCATGCACCCGGAGTCGGTGCGCACCCTTGAGGAGCGCGGTGGCAGCCCCGAGGGGTTCGTCGCCCGGCAGATCACCGGCAAGATCGCCGACGAGGCCGACCTGATCCTCGCCGCGACCCGCGACGTGCGCTCCAGACTTCTTGAGGAGTCGCCGCGTGCCCTGCGCCGGACCTTCACCCTCACCGAGTTCGTCGCCCTGGCCGAGGCGGATCTGGCCGAGGGCAAGCGTCGCGCCGGAGGAGCCGCTGCGATCATCGAGCGCTGTGGGCAGGCCCGGGGCTCGCTCCAGCCCGAGCTCTATGACATCGAGGACCCGATCGGCAGATCTGCCGCGACGTTCGATCGGGTGGCCTCCGTGATCGACGAACAGACAGCGCGACTCGCCAAGATCCTGGCCCGCGAGAGCCTGATCTCAGGCTGA